A genomic segment from Phragmites australis chromosome 6, lpPhrAust1.1, whole genome shotgun sequence encodes:
- the LOC133920652 gene encoding cytokinin dehydrogenase 7-like, translating into MARNSFLPFAILSSFFSVVTGQLQTLPAAASGLPADLFGIGIASRIRTDRNSTAKASTDFGRMVEAAPEAVLHPATPTDIAELIRFSASSPVPFPVAPRGQGHSWRGQSLAPGGVVVDMRSLGRGHRARINVSAAGAEPYVDAGGEQLWIDVLRATLKHGLAPRAWTDYLRLTVGGTLSNAGIGGQAFRHGPQIANVHELDVVTGTGEMVTCSRDKNSDLFMAALGGLGQFGVITRARIQLEPAPTRVRWVRLAYSDVVTFTKDQELLVTVTDGASETGFDYVEGQVQLNRSLAEGPKSTPFFSGSDLNRLAGLASRTGSGAIYYIEGAMYYDEDTATSVDQKMEALLEQLSFEPGFVFTKDVTYVQFLDRVRQEERLLRSAGVWEVRHPWLNLFIPGSRILDFDTGVFKGLLRDGSPAGVILMYPMNKDRWDSRMTAVTPTAGEDVFYAVGLLWSALSVDDAQRLERDNESVLAFCDQAAIGCKQYLPHHTSQEGWRQHFGAKWGRIAELKATYDPHAILSPGQRIFPSAAEAVGIASA; encoded by the exons ATGGCAAGAAATAGTTTCCTGCCATTCGCCATCCTTAGTAGCTTCTTCTCCGTCGTCACTGGCCAACTCCAGACACTGCCGGCAGCGGCTAGTGGCCTTCCTGCTGATCTGTTCGGCATAGGTATCGCGTCGAGGATCCGAACAGACCGCAACTCGACGGCGAAGGCCTCGACGGACTTTGGCCGCATGGTCGAGGCCGCGCCGGAGGCCGTCCTCCACCCGGCCACGCCAACCGACATCGCTGAGCTCATCCGGTtctcggcctcctcgccggtGCCGTTCCCCGTGGCGCCGCGAGGGCAGGGCCACTCCTGGCGCGGCCAGTCGCTCGCCCCGGGCGGCGTGGTCGTCGACATGCGCTCGCTGGGGCGCGGTCACCGCGCGCGCATCAACGTGTCCGCGGCCGGCGCGGAGCCGTacgtcgacgccggcggcgagcagcTGTGGATCGACGTCCTCCGCGCGACGCTGAAACACGGCCTCGCTCCGCGCGCGTGGACGGACTACCTTCGCCTCACCGTGGGCGGCACGCTCTCCAACGCCGGCATCGGCGGGCAGGCGTTCCGGCACGGCCCGCAGATCGCCAACGTGCACGAACTCGACGTTGTCACCG GAACGGGTGAGATGGTGACATGCTCCCGGGACAAGAACTCGGACCTGTTCATGGCGGCTCTGGGCGGATTGGGTCAATTCGGGGTCATAACCCGGGCCCGGATCCAGCTCGAACCGGCCCCAACGCGTGTGCGTTGGGTCCGACTCGCCTACTCGGACGTGGTCACATTCACCAAGGACCAAGAGCTTCTCGTAACAGTAACAGATGGGGCTAGCGAAACCGGGTTCGACTACGTGGAAGGTCAAGTCCAGCTCAACCGGTCCTTGGCCGAAGGTCCCAAGTCAACGCCATTCTTCTCTGGCTCCGATCTCAATAGGCTCGCCGGGCTCGCTTCGCGGACTGGGTCCGGCGCAATCTACTACATTGAAGGCGCCATGTACTACGATGAGGACACCGCTACATCTGTGGACCAG AAAATGGAGGCATTGCTAGAGCAACTAAGCTTCGAGCCGGGGTTTGTGTTCACCAAGGACGTGACGTACGTGCAGTTCCTCGACCGCGTGAGGCAAGAGGAGAGGCTGCTCCGGTCAGCCGGCGTGTGGGAAGTGCGGCACCCATGGCTGAACCTCTTCATCCCCGGGTCACGCATCCTCGACTTCGACACCGGTGTATTCAAGGGCCTCCTCAGGGACGGCAGCCCGGCCGGGGTCATCCTCATGTACCCCATGAACAAGGACAGGTGGGACAGCCGGATGACGGCGGTGACCCCGACCGCCGGCGAGGACGTGTTCTACGCCGTGGGGCTGCTCTGGTCGGCGTTGTCCGTGGACGATGCGCAGCGGCTAGAGAGGGACAACGAGTCGGTGCTGGCCTTCTGTGATCAGGCAGCCATCGGATGCAAGCAGTACCTGCCGCACCACACGTCTCAAGAAGGGTGGCGGCAACATTTCGGGGCCAAGTGGGGCAGGATCGCCGAGCTGAAGGCAACGTATGATCCTCACGCGATACTGTCGCCGGGGCAGAGGATTTTCCCATCGGCAGCGGAGGCCGTTGGCATTGCGTCTGCGTGA